In Anaerobacillus isosaccharinicus, one genomic interval encodes:
- a CDS encoding YfhD family protein yields the protein MGRARKQKTRDKNKNSLPQTPRKDIATTDEDLQWAKEIDGRYDVRD from the coding sequence ATGGGACGAGCAAGAAAGCAAAAAACTCGTGATAAAAACAAAAATAGCTTACCTCAAACACCGAGAAAAGATATTGCAACGACTGATGAAGACTTACAATGGGCGAAAGAAATTGACGGTCGTTATGATGTAAGGGATTAA